In Campylobacter vulpis, a genomic segment contains:
- a CDS encoding LOG family protein, translating into MSIEIRKDLEKFATIPNFKNPVTFFGSARLKDHNPYCIKAKALAKRCVEEGFCVISGGGGGIMKAANEGAFEQDANFISSVGFNILLPHEQKLNDFVEYSITFESLAIRKMALIEKSFAFVIFPGGFGTLDELLDVLTLKQLNFKKHIPIILYGKDFWQSLDDFVKNSLLRLKVIDKNDLNKYIISDEIEEIIQILKENNENFSRNERRG; encoded by the coding sequence ATTTGCTACTATACCAAATTTCAAAAACCCTGTAACTTTTTTTGGCTCAGCACGCTTAAAGGATCATAATCCTTATTGTATAAAAGCAAAAGCTTTAGCCAAAAGATGTGTTGAAGAGGGTTTTTGTGTCATCAGCGGTGGGGGTGGTGGCATTATGAAAGCGGCTAATGAGGGCGCTTTCGAACAAGATGCAAATTTTATAAGTTCTGTTGGTTTTAATATCTTGTTACCGCATGAGCAAAAACTAAACGACTTTGTAGAATATAGCATCACTTTTGAGAGCTTAGCCATTCGCAAAATGGCTCTTATTGAAAAGAGTTTTGCTTTTGTGATTTTTCCGGGCGGCTTTGGGACTTTAGATGAGTTGCTAGATGTTTTAACACTTAAGCAACTTAACTTTAAAAAGCATATACCCATCATACTCTACGGAAAAGATTTTTGGCAAAGCTTAGATGATTTTGTCAAAAATTCTCTACTTAGACTTAAAGTCATTGATAAAAATGATTTAAACAAGTATATAATTAGCGACGAAATCGAAGAAATAATTCAAATTTTAAAGGAAAACAATGAAAATTTTAGTCGCAATGAGCGGAGGGGTTGA
- the mnmA gene encoding tRNA 2-thiouridine(34) synthase MnmA: MKILVAMSGGVDSTVTAYKLKQAGHEVIGCYMKLHGKPGYHEENIAKVEKVAKFLQIPYHILDLQEDFKAKVYMPFINTYKEGKTPNPCALCNRFIKLGKLLEFAKSLGCEKLATGHYARLENGCIRVAVDESKDQSYFLANADKEALQYLIFPLGEMKKEDVKKFASTIEVLKSFATQKESSEICFVENTYVDVLEQFMDTKIKGDVLDSSGKVVGEHNGYMHYTIGKRRGFEVRGAHEPHFVLKINPKENQIVVGTKEELKTKKFKLENINLFINKKIFDCEVKIRYRSKSVPCEVLVDENLNAQITLKEPVYGLASGQMAVFYEEDRVIASGFIS, translated from the coding sequence ATGAAAATTTTAGTCGCAATGAGCGGAGGGGTTGATAGCACGGTTACAGCATACAAGCTTAAGCAGGCAGGACACGAGGTTATAGGTTGCTATATGAAACTTCACGGCAAGCCCGGATACCACGAAGAAAATATAGCTAAGGTTGAAAAAGTTGCTAAATTTCTGCAGATTCCCTATCACATTTTAGACTTGCAAGAGGATTTTAAAGCTAAGGTATATATGCCTTTTATCAACACTTACAAAGAGGGCAAAACACCAAATCCTTGCGCCCTATGTAATCGTTTCATTAAGCTTGGCAAACTTTTAGAATTTGCCAAAAGTTTAGGCTGTGAAAAGCTCGCCACAGGACATTATGCTAGGCTTGAAAATGGCTGTATAAGAGTCGCTGTTGATGAGAGTAAGGACCAGAGCTATTTTTTAGCAAATGCTGATAAAGAAGCCTTACAATACCTCATCTTTCCACTAGGAGAGATGAAAAAAGAAGATGTTAAAAAATTCGCTTCCACCATAGAGGTTTTAAAATCCTTCGCCACGCAAAAAGAAAGTAGTGAAATTTGTTTTGTTGAAAATACTTATGTTGATGTTTTAGAGCAATTTATGGATACGAAAATTAAAGGAGATGTGCTAGATAGTAGTGGTAAGGTCGTAGGAGAGCATAATGGTTATATGCACTATACCATAGGCAAAAGAAGAGGTTTTGAGGTAAGGGGCGCACACGAACCGCATTTTGTTTTAAAAATCAATCCTAAAGAAAATCAAATTGTAGTTGGCACAAAGGAAGAATTAAAAACTAAGAAATTTAAGCTTGAAAATATCAATCTTTTCATTAATAAAAAGATATTTGATTGCGAAGTAAAAATTCGTTACCGTTCAAAAAGTGTGCCTTGCGAAGTTTTAGTTGATGAAAATTTAAATGCCCAAATTACCCTTAAAGAGCCTGTTTATGGACTAGCAAGCGGTCAAATGGCTGTTTTTTATGAAGAAGATAGAGTGATAGCAAGTGGCTTTATAAGTTAA
- a CDS encoding DASS family sodium-coupled anion symporter — protein sequence MSKNKILSLLFCLAVLGVFYLTPVPVGLEANSWHFLGLFAAVILAVILQVMPLGAVCLIAIAIVALSGITTPQSQIRAAHIKSLQGIVMSDNSNSQKIAMDKATQEAILNALLNASKMPKEKLDELLSIKDKNIQIDLLAKFYAKQTSQVQKDKLIDESKIFALNTLALQNMSQKDIDKKVDRAISSLKSKTGIKDALSGFSNSLIWLIVVSIIIARGVIKTGLGERLAYYFISIFGKRTLGIAYSIVASETILAPVTPSNTARAGAIINPIVQAISRSFKSSPEDNTQGKIGTYLSLVNYQANPISSAMFITATAPNPLVVDLVAQATNMEISLTWTQWALGMFLPGICAMFIMPLVVYFLSPPKIKQTPNASKFAKERLAELGAMKRAEKIMLGVFLLLLALWAGALGLFFGISLNATTVALLGLSLVLVSGVLSFDDVLREKTAWNTLVWFSALVMMATMLGKLGVTQFLAEALGGLASSMGLGEISVMIFLSLAFLYAHYFFASTTAHISAMFFVFYSAGLALGAPPLLYAFIMITASNVMMALTHYATGTAPVIFGTNYVTLKRWWGVGFVISVVDMLVMISVGLVWWKFLGFY from the coding sequence ATGAGTAAAAACAAAATTCTTAGCCTTTTGTTTTGTTTAGCTGTGCTGGGTGTTTTTTACCTTACGCCAGTTCCTGTGGGCTTGGAGGCAAATTCGTGGCATTTTTTAGGACTTTTTGCGGCTGTGATTTTGGCTGTGATTTTGCAAGTGATGCCTTTGGGAGCGGTTTGTTTAATAGCTATTGCTATCGTTGCTTTGAGCGGAATTACCACGCCACAAAGTCAAATTAGAGCTGCTCACATTAAAAGTTTGCAAGGCATAGTGATGAGTGATAATTCAAATTCGCAGAAAATAGCTATGGATAAAGCGACCCAGGAAGCTATTTTAAACGCTTTGCTTAATGCTAGTAAAATGCCTAAAGAAAAGCTTGATGAGCTTTTAAGCATTAAAGATAAGAATATACAAATTGATCTTTTAGCTAAATTTTATGCGAAGCAAACTTCACAAGTGCAAAAAGATAAGCTTATTGATGAGAGTAAAATTTTTGCCTTAAATACTCTTGCGTTGCAAAATATGTCTCAAAAGGACATTGATAAAAAAGTTGATAGGGCGATTTCTAGCTTAAAGTCTAAAACAGGCATTAAGGACGCATTAAGCGGCTTTTCAAATTCATTAATTTGGCTCATTGTTGTTTCGATTATCATTGCTAGGGGTGTGATAAAAACGGGACTTGGGGAAAGGCTTGCTTATTATTTTATCAGTATTTTTGGGAAAAGGACACTTGGGATTGCTTATTCTATCGTAGCAAGTGAAACGATTTTAGCACCCGTTACACCCTCAAATACTGCAAGAGCGGGAGCGATTATCAACCCTATCGTTCAAGCGATTAGCCGCTCGTTTAAATCAAGCCCTGAGGATAATACACAAGGTAAAATAGGCACTTATCTTTCTTTGGTAAATTATCAGGCAAACCCTATAAGCTCGGCGATGTTTATCACTGCCACAGCACCAAATCCTTTAGTAGTTGATTTGGTTGCACAAGCGACAAATATGGAGATTAGTCTTACTTGGACTCAGTGGGCTTTGGGTATGTTTTTACCCGGAATTTGTGCGATGTTTATAATGCCTTTGGTTGTTTATTTTTTATCTCCTCCAAAGATTAAGCAAACGCCAAATGCTTCTAAATTTGCTAAAGAAAGACTAGCAGAACTTGGAGCGATGAAAAGAGCTGAAAAGATTATGCTCGGGGTTTTCTTACTTTTACTTGCTCTTTGGGCTGGAGCTTTGGGGCTTTTCTTTGGAATTTCTCTTAATGCCACAACAGTGGCTTTGCTAGGACTTTCTTTGGTTTTGGTAAGCGGAGTGTTAAGTTTTGATGATGTTTTAAGGGAAAAAACTGCTTGGAATACTTTGGTATGGTTTTCTGCCCTTGTGATGATGGCGACTATGCTGGGAAAACTTGGCGTTACACAATTTTTAGCTGAAGCACTTGGAGGCTTGGCTTCTTCTATGGGGCTTGGAGAAATTTCTGTGATGATTTTCTTGTCTCTTGCATTTTTATATGCGCATTATTTTTTCGCCTCGACAACGGCACATATTTCTGCAATGTTTTTTGTGTTTTATAGTGCTGGTTTAGCTTTGGGTGCACCTCCTTTACTTTACGCTTTTATTATGATAACCGCAAGTAATGTTATGATGGCTCTTACGCACTATGCTACTGGAACTGCTCCTGTTATTTTTGGAACAAATTATGTTACTCTTAAGAGATGGTGGGGGGTAGGCTTTGTCATTTCTGTGGTTGATATGTTAGTAATGATAAGTGTTGGTTTAGTGTGGTGGAAATTTTTGGGCTTTTATTAA
- the map gene encoding type I methionyl aminopeptidase, with translation MIELRKATEIQKLREANRIVAKTLDFLEKEIKAGMTLRQISEMAEEYILSSGAKPSFKNLYDFPSAICTSLNAVCIHGIADDKVLKEGDILGVDVGTLLDGYYGDAARTLAIGKISKKDEELIACAKDALYFAIDSIYEGMRFKELSALLGEFIASRGFVPLQGYCGHGIGTKPHCEPEILNYLEKGANAKSGPKIKNGMVFCIEPMICQKDGTPKHYNGRWDAGSVDGLNSAHYEHCVAIIKGKAEILSQI, from the coding sequence ATGATAGAATTAAGAAAAGCAACAGAAATTCAAAAATTAAGAGAGGCGAATAGGATTGTCGCTAAAACTTTGGATTTTTTAGAAAAAGAAATTAAAGCTGGAATGACTTTAAGACAGATTAGCGAAATGGCTGAAGAATATATTTTAAGCTCGGGTGCAAAGCCTTCTTTTAAGAACCTTTATGATTTTCCAAGTGCCATTTGCACTTCTTTAAATGCGGTTTGCATCCACGGCATAGCCGATGATAAGGTGCTAAAGGAGGGTGATATTTTAGGCGTTGATGTGGGGACATTGCTAGATGGTTATTATGGTGATGCGGCAAGGACTTTAGCCATAGGGAAAATTAGCAAAAAAGACGAAGAACTAATTGCTTGTGCGAAAGATGCTTTATATTTTGCAATTGATTCTATATATGAGGGTATGCGCTTTAAGGAGCTTTCGGCACTTTTGGGGGAATTTATTGCAAGTCGTGGTTTTGTCCCTCTACAAGGTTACTGCGGACACGGCATAGGGACAAAACCGCACTGTGAGCCTGAAATTCTAAATTATTTAGAAAAGGGTGCAAATGCTAAAAGCGGACCTAAAATCAAAAATGGTATGGTTTTTTGCATTGAGCCTATGATATGTCAAAAAGACGGCACACCAAAGCACTATAATGGCAGGTGGGACGCGGGAAGTGTAGATGGGCTAAATTCTGCACATTATGAACATTGCGTAGCGATTATTAAAGGCAAGGCTGAAATTCTTTCGCAAATCTAA
- the murI gene encoding glutamate racemase has product MRVGVFDSGVGGLSVLKSLYEANLFEEIIYYGDTARVPYGVKDKETIVKFCLEALEFFKTFKIDMLIIACNTASAYALEALRTRADFPIYGVIEAGVRATCKNLKDKDKEILVIATKATINSKQYQIGLKKEGFTRVKALATGLFVPMVEEGIFEGEFLKSAFLHYFKDVKSPDALILACTHFPLLSKALSEFFGSKTRLIHSGEAIVEFLKENSRLKLLDKRANLRFYASSDVKTLEKTAKLWLNLS; this is encoded by the coding sequence ATGAGAGTTGGAGTTTTTGATAGTGGGGTGGGAGGACTTAGCGTTTTAAAGTCCTTGTATGAGGCAAATTTGTTTGAGGAAATCATTTATTATGGCGATACGGCTAGAGTGCCTTATGGGGTTAAGGATAAAGAGACGATTGTTAAATTTTGCCTCGAGGCTTTAGAATTTTTTAAAACATTTAAAATCGATATGCTTATCATCGCTTGTAATACCGCTAGTGCTTATGCTTTGGAGGCTTTAAGGACTAGGGCTGATTTTCCCATTTATGGGGTTATAGAGGCTGGAGTGAGGGCAACTTGCAAGAATTTAAAAGATAAAGATAAAGAAATTTTAGTCATAGCTACAAAGGCAACCATTAATTCAAAGCAGTATCAAATAGGCTTAAAAAAAGAAGGCTTTACGCGTGTAAAAGCCCTTGCGACAGGACTTTTTGTGCCTATGGTTGAAGAAGGGATTTTTGAGGGAGAATTTTTAAAAAGTGCTTTTTTGCATTATTTTAAAGATGTAAAAAGTCCTGACGCACTCATTTTAGCCTGCACTCATTTTCCTCTACTTAGCAAGGCTTTGAGTGAATTTTTTGGCTCTAAAACAAGACTCATACATTCAGGCGAAGCCATAGTGGAATTTTTAAAAGAAAATTCTCGTTTGAAACTTTTGGATAAAAGGGCAAATTTGCGTTTTTACGCTTCAAGTGATGTTAAGACTTTAGAAAAAACTGCAAAACTTTGGCTTAATTTAAGTTAA
- a CDS encoding NlpC/P60 family protein: MKKYVLGIVLIFLLSGCSFLPQSLNFYKPSYSQNATEEKLRITSQKWQKTPYVLGGTSRRGADCSGFTQTMMREFGVLLPRTTKTQMASGIKVSKAKLKAGDLVFFKTGRGPNGLHVGIYLSRNEFVHLSTKGGSKIVSLNNTYWKSRYIGARRYIK, from the coding sequence ATGAAAAAGTATGTTTTAGGAATTGTGCTGATTTTTTTATTGAGTGGTTGTAGTTTTTTACCGCAAAGTTTAAATTTTTACAAGCCAAGCTATTCACAAAATGCCACAGAAGAGAAACTTAGAATTACTAGTCAAAAATGGCAAAAAACGCCTTATGTTTTAGGTGGGACGAGTAGGAGGGGAGCGGACTGCTCGGGCTTTACTCAAACGATGATGAGGGAATTTGGCGTTTTGCTACCTCGCACGACTAAGACTCAAATGGCTTCAGGGATAAAGGTTTCAAAAGCCAAGCTTAAGGCGGGCGATTTAGTTTTTTTCAAAACTGGCAGGGGACCTAATGGCTTACATGTGGGAATTTATCTTAGCAGAAATGAATTTGTTCATCTTTCAACCAAAGGTGGAAGTAAGATTGTAAGTTTAAATAATACTTACTGGAAGTCGCGTTATATAGGTGCTAGGCGTTATATAAAATGA
- the nhaA gene encoding Na+/H+ antiporter NhaA: MTLFERLKKFVYNEAFGGVLLIICTIFALLVQNSFLSDHYRELLNLNMGFVAGEFRLEKPFLLWVNDGLISIFFFAIGLELKKEFMQGAFKEARSIILPFAAAVGGIIVPASIFALVNVGDAYTLKGWAIPTATDTAFALAVLMMCGKHIPSSLKIFLLSLAIFDDVGAILIIAIFYTSKLSIVAFIVASCVILVLLTLNLLGITRKSFYFICALILWVSVLKSGVHATLAGLIVAFFIPLFTKEGKPFLKEIDESLKFWLVFVILPLFAFANAGVNLANIDLKSILSGASVGIFLGLFVGKQVGVFAFSYLAIKSGLARLPEGANFKQLYGVCILTGIGFTMSLFIDGLAYEVSDIFNYADNLSILVASFCSGILGFVYLKFFARA; the protein is encoded by the coding sequence ATGACTTTGTTTGAGCGACTTAAGAAATTTGTTTATAATGAGGCTTTTGGTGGCGTTTTACTCATTATTTGCACGATTTTTGCTTTGCTTGTGCAAAATAGCTTCTTAAGTGATCATTATAGAGAATTGCTTAATTTAAATATGGGCTTTGTCGCTGGAGAATTTAGACTTGAAAAGCCTTTTTTACTTTGGGTTAATGATGGCTTGATTTCCATTTTTTTCTTTGCCATAGGTTTAGAGCTTAAAAAAGAATTTATGCAAGGAGCTTTTAAAGAGGCAAGAAGCATTATTTTGCCATTTGCAGCGGCAGTGGGTGGGATTATTGTGCCTGCTAGTATTTTCGCCTTAGTCAATGTCGGTGATGCTTATACGCTTAAGGGCTGGGCTATCCCAACAGCTACGGATACGGCTTTTGCTTTAGCTGTTTTGATGATGTGTGGGAAACATATCCCAAGTTCGCTTAAAATTTTCTTACTTTCTTTGGCGATTTTTGACGATGTGGGAGCGATTTTAATTATTGCTATTTTTTACACCTCTAAGCTTTCTATTGTTGCTTTTATTGTGGCAAGTTGTGTGATTTTGGTTTTATTGACCTTAAATTTGTTGGGTATTACACGCAAATCTTTTTATTTTATTTGTGCTTTGATTTTGTGGGTGAGTGTTTTAAAAAGCGGTGTACATGCAACTTTAGCTGGGTTGATTGTTGCATTTTTTATCCCACTTTTCACAAAAGAGGGTAAGCCTTTTTTAAAAGAAATTGATGAAAGTTTGAAATTTTGGCTTGTTTTCGTGATTTTGCCTTTATTTGCCTTTGCAAATGCGGGAGTGAATTTGGCTAATATCGACTTAAAATCCATACTTTCCGGTGCAAGTGTGGGAATTTTTCTAGGACTTTTTGTGGGTAAGCAAGTGGGCGTTTTTGCTTTTTCTTACCTTGCGATTAAAAGTGGTTTGGCGCGTTTGCCAGAGGGAGCAAATTTTAAGCAACTTTACGGCGTTTGCATACTCACAGGCATTGGCTTTACGATGAGTTTATTTATAGACGGCTTGGCTTATGAGGTGAGTGATATTTTCAATTACGCGGATAATCTTTCTATTTTAGTCGCTTCTTTTTGCTCGGGAATTTTGGGCTTTGTTTATTTGAAATTTTTTGCGAGGGCTTGA
- the nhaA gene encoding Na+/H+ antiporter NhaA, whose product MQRIKKVVLSETFPGILLIFFTFFALLCKNSTLSVIYTDFFHANFTVGFDNFQISKSLDLWINDGLIAIFFLCIGLELKYEVLRGQLKNVRAVSLPIFGALGGMIVPALIFASINFHDAFAMKGWAIPTATDIAFAVGILMLLGNKIPASLKLFLLSLAIFDDLGAIIIIALFYTDQLSTLAMLICLMCIFALFVLNYFHITHLPLYVLVGVILWIAMLKSGVHATLAGVIIALFIPLDTKGKRPYLHNVLESLNPWVVYFILPLFAFANAGIDLRDMHLTALFSPVSLGIILGLFVGKQVGVFLFAYLAVKLKLAKLPENVRYSQFYGICILTGIGFTMSLFIDSLAYKNSDIFEHTDKLAILVASFLSAIVGYIYLKIVK is encoded by the coding sequence TTGCAAAGGATTAAAAAAGTAGTTTTAAGTGAGACTTTTCCCGGAATTTTATTAATTTTCTTTACCTTTTTTGCACTTTTGTGTAAAAATTCGACTTTGAGCGTGATTTATACGGATTTTTTCCACGCGAATTTTACTGTGGGCTTTGATAATTTTCAAATTTCAAAATCCTTAGACCTTTGGATCAATGACGGCTTAATTGCCATTTTCTTTCTCTGCATAGGACTTGAGCTTAAATATGAGGTTTTAAGAGGGCAGCTTAAAAATGTTAGAGCGGTTTCTTTACCTATTTTTGGGGCACTTGGAGGTATGATAGTTCCTGCACTTATCTTTGCTTCTATTAATTTTCACGATGCTTTTGCGATGAAGGGTTGGGCTATCCCAACTGCGACAGATATTGCTTTTGCGGTAGGGATTTTAATGCTTTTAGGAAACAAAATTCCTGCTAGTCTTAAGCTTTTCTTGCTTTCTTTGGCGATTTTTGATGATTTGGGTGCGATTATTATCATTGCTTTATTTTATACCGACCAGCTTTCAACTTTAGCGATGTTAATTTGCTTGATGTGTATTTTTGCTTTATTTGTTCTTAATTATTTTCACATTACACATTTACCGCTTTATGTTTTAGTCGGCGTGATACTTTGGATAGCTATGCTTAAAAGTGGCGTGCATGCGACTTTGGCTGGAGTAATCATCGCTTTATTTATCCCTTTAGATACTAAGGGCAAACGACCATATTTACATAATGTATTAGAGAGTTTAAATCCTTGGGTGGTCTATTTTATCTTGCCTTTATTTGCTTTTGCAAATGCGGGCATTGATTTAAGAGATATGCACCTTACAGCCTTATTTTCTCCTGTGAGTCTTGGTATTATTTTAGGACTTTTTGTGGGTAAGCAAGTGGGCGTATTTTTATTTGCTTACTTAGCGGTTAAATTAAAACTTGCGAAACTTCCTGAAAATGTCCGCTACTCTCAATTTTATGGCATTTGCATACTTACAGGCATTGGTTTTACGATGAGTTTATTTATCGATTCTTTGGCGTATAAAAATAGTGATATTTTCGAGCATACTGATAAGCTTGCGATTTTAGTGGCTAGTTTTTTAAGTGCTATTGTGGGTTATATTTATTTAAAGATTGTTAAATGA
- a CDS encoding putative motility protein, which translates to MISDMSNASLRTAINTSLLKKTMDTNEALMARLIDGLSSGSMQTSQAVATDSAPIKTSTLDIYA; encoded by the coding sequence ATGATTTCAGATATGAGTAATGCTTCTTTAAGGACAGCGATTAACACTTCTTTGTTGAAAAAAACTATGGATACAAATGAAGCTTTGATGGCTAGACTTATCGATGGGTTGAGTAGCGGTTCTATGCAGACTTCACAGGCGGTAGCTACGGATTCTGCACCGATTAAAACAAGCACTCTAGACATTTACGCTTAA
- the thiF gene encoding thiamine biosynthesis protein ThiF codes for MMKIKFNGAWVECAFKTSVDFFKSVSQNESDVWIVNGFATKEELELNENDELFCIAKNTLPPRDALDAMMRARHTPKLHDKLKQAKVAVCGLGGLGSHIAIMLARSGIGGLKLIDFDVVEPSNLNRQAYNVSDLGKFKTEALKEQISHINPYTAVEIHTLKIDENNIKELFKDTNIVCEAFDRAEAKAMLAQNFHKYFENQILICASGLAGYGQSNAIQTRKIAKNFYVCGDLVNGAKVGNGLMAPRVNICAAHQANLVLELLAES; via the coding sequence ATGATGAAGATTAAATTTAATGGTGCGTGGGTGGAGTGTGCTTTTAAAACAAGCGTTGATTTTTTCAAAAGTGTAAGTCAAAATGAAAGTGATGTGTGGATTGTCAATGGTTTTGCGACTAAAGAGGAGCTTGAGTTAAACGAAAATGATGAGCTTTTTTGCATAGCAAAAAATACCCTGCCTCCTCGTGATGCGCTAGATGCGATGATGAGGGCGCGTCATACTCCAAAACTCCACGATAAACTCAAACAAGCTAAAGTCGCTGTGTGTGGGCTTGGAGGGCTTGGCTCACATATAGCCATAATGTTAGCAAGAAGTGGCATAGGAGGGCTAAAACTCATCGATTTTGATGTCGTAGAGCCTAGCAATCTTAATCGTCAGGCTTATAATGTGAGTGATTTAGGGAAATTTAAAACAGAGGCTTTAAAAGAGCAAATTTCGCATATCAACCCTTACACAGCGGTTGAAATTCACACGCTTAAAATCGATGAAAACAATATAAAAGAGCTTTTTAAAGACACAAATATCGTTTGCGAGGCATTTGATAGGGCGGAGGCTAAGGCGATGTTGGCACAAAATTTTCATAAGTATTTTGAAAATCAAATTTTAATCTGTGCTTCGGGGCTTGCAGGCTACGGGCAGAGTAATGCCATACAAACAAGAAAGATTGCTAAGAATTTTTATGTTTGCGGGGATTTGGTAAATGGTGCAAAGGTGGGTAATGGACTTATGGCACCGCGTGTAAATATTTGTGCGGCACATCAGGCAAATTTAGTTTTAGAGCTTTTGGCGGAAAGTTAA
- the thiS gene encoding sulfur carrier protein ThiS codes for MIINGEKLDLKELKLMDYMRQKGLRVDLIALELNGKIVPKSEFETLILRQDDRAEIVSFVGGG; via the coding sequence ATGATAATTAATGGTGAAAAGCTTGATTTAAAAGAGTTGAAATTGATGGATTATATGAGGCAGAAAGGCTTAAGAGTGGATTTAATCGCCCTAGAGCTTAATGGTAAAATCGTGCCTAAAAGTGAATTTGAAACACTGATTTTAAGGCAAGATGATAGAGCTGAAATTGTAAGTTTTGTAGGAGGTGGATGA